The genomic interval GCCAGCGAGGAGGGGTTCACACCCGAAGCTTGCTTTTCCGCGATCTTGCCGAAAGCGGCAATCATCCCCAACACCGTTCCCTGCAACCCGAGCATCGGCGCCGTCTTGACCACGGTGTTCACCCACGACATCTGATAGTCCATCTCGGCCAGCACTTCGCGTTCGAAGGTTTCGCTGAGCAACTGTCGCAACTTGTTCATGGGCCAATGTCGATTTGCCATCGCAATCAGAATGAGTTGCGGAACCGCCTTCGACCAGTAGGGAGGCGAATCACAAAGGGCAACGACATCGTTGAACTGCCGCGACTGCAGCTTCTCGCTGATTTGATTCAGGAACTCGTCCGCCGCCGACTGCGAACGGAACTGTTTCTGCCCGATCCGACGATAAATCAGAATCACCAGAAACATTCCATAGATGGCGGCGATCCCCTGCATCGGATAGATCAGGTTGCTCATCAAATCGACGAGGGCGTTAATACTCATGCAGACTTCTCCAGCCAGTACATCCAGGTGCAGCCCTGCCGCCGTGAGCCAGTTGCGGTGCGAGCCGCTGCGAGCATATCACCTTGGTGATACTGTCGAAACACTTCCGAATGCCGTGGATTCGTATTCACCCGCCATTTTCCTTCGCCTGATGAGCGGCACATGTCTCGACGAGTCGAATTGTCCGCACCTGCGGCCGTTCGGGCCAGCAGGCGATCAACGTCATGAAACGCCAACTCGTCGCATTTTCAACATCGAATGCGATCAGAATCGCACATTTTTTCGTACCAAGCCGCCGGAATGACCTGAGATTATTCAACCTTGATCACGACAGCGGTGATGTCGTCTCGTTGCGAAACATGCGCACGAAACGACTCGACAGCCACATACAGGGCATCCAGGATTTCGGCAGACGATCGCAACCGATGCTGTCGAATTAGCTCGACCAACCGACTGCGGCCAAAGAGTTCTCGCCGGGGAGAGATCGATTCAGCGATTCCATCGGTCGCAATTAACAGGACATCGCCCGCAACCAAAGGGCGTGTTCCGGCATTCGAAAAACTTGCGGTGCGGTTCCACCCCAATGCCGTGCCAGTGCTCTCGAGCCGTGAGCCGATGCCATTCGCGTCAACGATCAGCGCTTCGTGCCCCGCGGCCGCGTAGCTCAACGACCGATCGTGGAAGTTCAAAGCCCCCAGAAAAAGGGTGACAAACATGTCGTCCGGCAGATCGTCTGTCAGGATTTCATTCAACTTCGTCAGACAGCAGACGGGATCCGTCTCACTGAGCATCAAGGTTCGGAGAATTGCTCGCGTTTCAACCATTTCCAGCGCCGCCCCGAGTCCGTGCCCACTGACATCTCCAACGGCGATCGCCAAACGATGATCTCCCCACGGTATGAAATCATAGTAGTCACCACAGGCCCTTGAACACGAAATCGAAAGCGCGGCGAAATCGAAACCAGGAACTTTCGGCAATTGCCTGGGATTCAGCGACATCTGAATCCGTCGAGCCGTTTGCAGCTCTTGATCCATTTCCATCTGCTTCAGGCGATCTGTCGTATCGCGGAAGGTGATTACCGCTCCGATAATTGCCTCATGGTCGCGGGTTACTGCGATCGTATATTCGACGGGAACTTCTGATCCGTCGCGACGCCGAAACGTCGCGGTGTGGACTGGAGTCAGTTTCCGGCTGGGAATCCCCTTCGCGGCGTCAGATGACGACTGTTGATTTAAGCCATCAAACTGAATCCGGTTGCTGACGATTCGAGAATGACACTGTCCATACAAATCGGATGTCGTCCATTGAAGCATCCGCTCGGCAGAGGGATTTAGAAACAGAATCCTTCCTGCCGGATCGAGTCCACAAATCCCATCCTCGACCGTATCCAGAATTAGATGCTGGCGATGCTGTAGCGAGGCAATTTCACGCTGATCGCGAATCCGGTCGGTGATGTCGGAAGAAATCCCGGCAACCGCGTAGATGATTCCTGCATCGTCACGCAACGGGAACTTCAACGAGAAATAGCGATGATAGCCATCATCTTGAAGCGTGACCTCTTCACACTGCCGCGACTCACCGGATTCCAGCACGAGACGATCGTTCATCCGGAAAACCTCGGCCAGTTCCTTGGGAAACACTTCAAAGTCATTCAGCCCCAGGATTTTCTGGCGACTGATATGAAATAGCGCCTCGAACTGCCGATTGATGAGCATGTACTTGTACTGCGTATCCTTGACGTAGATCACAGACGACGTGTGGTCAAGCAACGCTTCGATCAGCGATGCGGCCCCTGATTCCACATTCGAGTTGGCGACAGTGTTCATGGTTCGTCCATCGAGAATGGACGCGACGGTGCGTCAGCGAAAAGAAAATGAAGTGGCGAAAGAATCGATCGATTCAAATGAATTGAAATGAAACGGATGACCTGACCATACCAGAATTGGCAACTGGACGGCAGCGTTCCATCAGACAATCTTGATCGGTTCAGTTTTTTTGCGGGCCGAGATCCTCGCTGGACTTGATCGCGGCGAACGGCCAGCTCTCAGTCCCATCGCCGATTGCATTCCAGCAATTGTCCTTCCTCCGTCAAGGCGACGCAGGATGATTGCGGTACCACTCATCGACGTAGTTTCGCACAAGCTGATACGCCGCGTGCTCGCGCGGCCCTGCCGTTTTCTCGACAGGAACGGCCAGCGCCGCCAATTGCGTGCGAATTTCAGCCTCGGAGACGAGATGCAGTCGCGTCGCCAGAATTGTGGCTTCAAGCACAGCGTGCTTGGCGCGATTGAAACCAAAGACATCTCGAACACGGCCCACGTTCAGAACCTGGGCCGTCAGCGATGTTCGATCCGTGGTATCCTCGATTCGGGTGATCTCAAATTCGTACCACCGGCAGCAGTCCGACAGAACGCGGCCATCGATTCGTGTGGCGGCGAACGTCGAGGGATCGTGCTCCAATCGATCCAGCGCCGCCTGCGCGATCAGCAAAACGTCATCGACGACATGAAAGACGCCACAAGGCCGTTGCTTGAGGTTGCGATACGTCGTCGATGACCGAAAGGGGCGAAGCGTCAATGACATCATCGATTCATCAACGATCGGCCCCATCGGTGCAACATTGACTTCGTTGAGTTCATTCAGAGACGTAACAAGACCCTCGATAATCATCGCGTTTAAGACTCTAAGCGGAGGCACGAAGAAAGCGGTCAGTGCGTTTGTGGCTACATAACAAACGCGTTCTTTCTGATCATGCAGATTACAGTCTGAACGCGTTTCTTGCGACCAGCGAGAACTTCCGCGACTCAGAGGCGACGTTTGCGAGAGTCCGGCTTTTCGACAATCGGCTCGTTT from Schlesneria paludicola DSM 18645 carries:
- a CDS encoding DUF447 domain-containing protein, which produces MIIEGLVTSLNELNEVNVAPMGPIVDESMMSLTLRPFRSSTTYRNLKQRPCGVFHVVDDVLLIAQAALDRLEHDPSTFAATRIDGRVLSDCCRWYEFEITRIEDTTDRTSLTAQVLNVGRVRDVFGFNRAKHAVLEATILATRLHLVSEAEIRTQLAALAVPVEKTAGPREHAAYQLVRNYVDEWYRNHPASP
- a CDS encoding MotA/TolQ/ExbB proton channel family protein; its protein translation is MSINALVDLMSNLIYPMQGIAAIYGMFLVILIYRRIGQKQFRSQSAADEFLNQISEKLQSRQFNDVVALCDSPPYWSKAVPQLILIAMANRHWPMNKLRQLLSETFEREVLAEMDYQMSWVNTVVKTAPMLGLQGTVLGMIAAFGKIAEKQASGVNPSSLANDISFALITTAVGLMIAIPLVMCMASMQVRIGRLTDSVQHQIGRFLDQLEQAVAKRK
- a CDS encoding PP2C family protein-serine/threonine phosphatase, producing the protein MNTVANSNVESGAASLIEALLDHTSSVIYVKDTQYKYMLINRQFEALFHISRQKILGLNDFEVFPKELAEVFRMNDRLVLESGESRQCEEVTLQDDGYHRYFSLKFPLRDDAGIIYAVAGISSDITDRIRDQREIASLQHRQHLILDTVEDGICGLDPAGRILFLNPSAERMLQWTTSDLYGQCHSRIVSNRIQFDGLNQQSSSDAAKGIPSRKLTPVHTATFRRRDGSEVPVEYTIAVTRDHEAIIGAVITFRDTTDRLKQMEMDQELQTARRIQMSLNPRQLPKVPGFDFAALSISCSRACGDYYDFIPWGDHRLAIAVGDVSGHGLGAALEMVETRAILRTLMLSETDPVCCLTKLNEILTDDLPDDMFVTLFLGALNFHDRSLSYAAAGHEALIVDANGIGSRLESTGTALGWNRTASFSNAGTRPLVAGDVLLIATDGIAESISPRRELFGRSRLVELIRQHRLRSSAEILDALYVAVESFRAHVSQRDDITAVVIKVE